The window CAATTTCGTGCTGGGGCAATCCCATTTCATCAAAACCGTGGAGGACATTCACGAGGCCATGGTGAATGCCGTTCCAATGGCGAAATTCGGTGTCGCCTTTTGCGAGGCATCCGACAAATGCCTGGTGCGCTATTCCGGAACCGATGAAGCCTTGATCGAACTGGCCAGGAAAAATGCCTTTGCACTCTCGGCCGGTCACAGCTTCATCGTTTTCATGAAGGACATGTTTCCCGTCAACGTATTGAACGCCATCAAACAGGTGCCGGAAGTCTGCCGCATCTATTGTGCCACGGCCAATCCGGTGGAAGTCATTCTTGCGGAAACGGCCCAGGGCCGGGGAATTCTCGGGGTGATCGATGGTTTCGCATCCAAGGGCATCGAAACCGAAGCCGATATCGAATACCGAAAATCGTTGCTCAGACGATTCGGTTACAAGCTGTAACGGGCTGAAGATACCGCGAACAGCGCTTTCCGGCTTTCTGACACCACTTGTCCGAGGAGGGAAATCCATGCGAAAAATCTCCCTTTTCATGATTCGCATCCTGATCGTGATTCTTGCCACCCCCTCTGTGGGGATGCTGTACGCTGAATCGCCTTCCCCCGGTACCATTCATTCCTTTGAAGGCGGAACCCTCCGGAGGGCGGGAGCCGTCAATGTG is drawn from Desulfatirhabdium butyrativorans DSM 18734 and contains these coding sequences:
- a CDS encoding adenosine-specific kinase — translated: MELKCVSIDNPEGLNFVLGQSHFIKTVEDIHEAMVNAVPMAKFGVAFCEASDKCLVRYSGTDEALIELARKNAFALSAGHSFIVFMKDMFPVNVLNAIKQVPEVCRIYCATANPVEVILAETAQGRGILGVIDGFASKGIETEADIEYRKSLLRRFGYKL